One genomic region from Paroceanicella profunda encodes:
- a CDS encoding multidrug effflux MFS transporter, whose translation MRRSPQFLDRKSPPHVVTLMLMAGIATLAMNIFLPSLPRMAQWFGTEYSVIQLTVSGYMAMTGVVQLMIGPLSDRFGRRPVMIACLAVFLLATLGCIYAPGIETFLACRLLQAGVASGLVLSRAVVRDMVSPDKAASLIGYITMGMAVMPMVGPTLGGALEQLAGWQSNFWALFVFGALVLGLTWADMGETNHTRSSSLGAQFRAYPELFRSRRFWGYSLTTAFGAGTFYAFLGGAPWVADHVLGLEPIELGYWFGCVPLGFMAGNFLSGAYSSRVGINRMIAYGALCSTFGIVLSAALFLAGGTHAATLFGPAIFVGLGNGLLMSNGTAGSLSVRPHLAGSAAGLAGALMVGGGAVLASLPGALLRPGWGAYPLLGVMLGASLLSILTTLYVMWIARNAPPLPEDAPQPL comes from the coding sequence TTGCGCAGATCCCCACAGTTCCTCGACCGGAAAAGCCCGCCACATGTCGTCACCCTGATGCTGATGGCCGGTATCGCCACCCTGGCGATGAACATCTTCCTGCCGTCGCTGCCGCGCATGGCGCAGTGGTTCGGCACCGAGTATTCGGTGATCCAGCTCACCGTCTCGGGCTACATGGCGATGACCGGAGTGGTGCAGCTGATGATCGGCCCGCTGTCGGACCGGTTCGGCCGCCGGCCGGTGATGATCGCCTGCCTCGCGGTGTTCCTGCTTGCCACGCTGGGGTGCATCTATGCGCCGGGCATCGAGACCTTCCTGGCCTGCCGGCTGCTGCAGGCGGGCGTGGCCTCGGGGCTGGTGCTGTCGCGCGCGGTGGTGCGCGACATGGTCTCGCCCGACAAGGCGGCCAGCCTGATCGGCTACATCACCATGGGCATGGCGGTGATGCCGATGGTGGGGCCCACGCTGGGCGGTGCGCTGGAGCAGCTGGCGGGCTGGCAGTCCAACTTCTGGGCGCTGTTCGTGTTCGGTGCGCTGGTGCTCGGCCTCACCTGGGCGGACATGGGCGAGACAAACCACACCCGCTCCTCCAGCCTGGGCGCGCAGTTCCGCGCCTATCCGGAGCTGTTCCGCTCCCGCCGCTTCTGGGGCTATTCGCTCACCACAGCCTTCGGGGCGGGCACGTTCTACGCCTTCCTCGGCGGCGCGCCCTGGGTGGCGGACCACGTGCTGGGGCTGGAGCCGATCGAGCTGGGCTACTGGTTCGGCTGCGTGCCGCTGGGCTTCATGGCGGGGAACTTCCTGTCGGGAGCCTATTCCTCGCGCGTGGGGATCAACCGGATGATCGCCTATGGCGCGCTGTGCAGCACCTTCGGCATCGTGCTCTCCGCCGCCCTGTTCCTGGCGGGGGGCACCCATGCCGCCACGTTGTTCGGCCCGGCGATCTTCGTGGGGCTGGGCAACGGGCTGCTGATGTCGAACGGCACGGCGGGGTCGCTCTCCGTGCGCCCGCACCTGGCCGGTTCGGCGGCGGGGTTGGCCGGGGCGCTGATGGTCGGCGGCGGCGCGGTGCTGGCCTCGCTGCCCGGCGCGCTGCTGCGGCCGGGCTGGGGGGCCTATCCGCTGCTGGGGGTGATGCTGGGGGCCTCGCTGCTCTCCATCCTCACCACGCTCTATGTCATGTGGATCGCGCGGAACGCGCCGCCATTGCCCGAAGACGCCCCACAACCCCTGTAG
- a CDS encoding GntR family transcriptional regulator, translating into MSGARPAGARPAESQTVSALLGIRQLILDRELAPGDRVSELVMVERLGVSRTPVRAALIRLEHEGLLTALSGGGFEVRGFSWQEMVDAIELRGVLEGTAARFAAERGVEPARIRELEDTLDALDTVLAADPLDMQAYIALNRAFHEAVLACARSSVLREQLERVVALPFAGPSAFVDTHGTSAEAKHSLVIAQSQHRAVLEAIALRQGMRAEMLMREHARIARRNLEIITRSGVPEGAVPGLHLIRNRE; encoded by the coding sequence ATGAGCGGGGCGCGCCCCGCCGGCGCCCGCCCGGCCGAGAGCCAGACCGTCTCCGCGCTGCTGGGCATCCGCCAGCTCATCCTGGACCGGGAACTGGCGCCGGGGGACCGGGTGTCCGAGCTGGTGATGGTCGAGCGGCTCGGCGTCTCGCGCACCCCGGTGCGCGCGGCGCTGATCCGGCTGGAGCACGAGGGGCTGCTCACCGCGCTCAGCGGTGGCGGCTTCGAGGTGCGCGGCTTCTCCTGGCAGGAGATGGTCGACGCCATCGAGCTGCGCGGCGTGCTGGAGGGCACCGCCGCGCGCTTCGCCGCCGAGCGTGGCGTGGAGCCGGCCCGCATCCGCGAGCTGGAGGATACGCTCGACGCGCTCGACACCGTGCTGGCGGCAGACCCGCTGGACATGCAGGCCTACATCGCCCTCAACCGCGCCTTCCATGAGGCGGTGCTGGCCTGCGCGCGCTCCTCGGTGTTGCGCGAGCAGCTGGAGCGGGTGGTGGCGCTGCCTTTCGCCGGGCCCTCCGCCTTCGTGGACACCCATGGCACCAGCGCCGAGGCGAAGCATTCGCTGGTCATCGCCCAGTCCCAGCACCGGGCGGTGCTGGAGGCGATCGCCCTGCGCCAGGGCATGCGGGCGGAGATGCTGATGCGCGAGCATGCGCGCATCGCCCGCCGGAACCTGGAAATCATCACCCGGTCCGGCGTGCCGGAAGGCGCCGTGCCCGGGCTGCACCTCATAAGAAACAGGGAGTGA
- a CDS encoding ABC transporter ATP-binding protein encodes MSDSLTLEGVHADIAQYHILQGVNLSVPEGSVTVLLGRNGVGKTTTLRTVMGLWQAHRGRILLGGEDITRLPTPRIARAGVGFVPEDMGIFSDLTVAENLTLAAVSGPIDSARLDWLLDAFPPLRTFWGMAAGNLSGGQKQMLSVGRAVIEERRLYLIDEPSKGLAPAIVTTLARALKQLKAQGASILLVEQNFSLARALGDHAVVMDDGRTIWAGPMATLAADAALQERLMGLSMEAHG; translated from the coding sequence ATGTCTGACAGTCTCACCCTGGAGGGCGTGCACGCCGACATCGCCCAGTACCACATTCTGCAGGGGGTGAACCTCAGCGTGCCCGAGGGCTCGGTCACCGTGCTGCTGGGGCGCAACGGCGTGGGCAAGACCACCACGCTGCGCACCGTCATGGGCCTGTGGCAGGCGCATCGCGGCCGCATCCTGCTGGGGGGCGAGGACATCACCCGCCTGCCCACCCCGCGCATCGCCCGCGCCGGCGTGGGGTTCGTGCCTGAGGACATGGGCATCTTCTCCGACCTCACGGTGGCGGAGAACCTCACCCTCGCCGCCGTCTCCGGGCCCATCGACAGCGCCCGGCTCGACTGGCTGCTCGACGCCTTCCCGCCCCTGCGCACCTTCTGGGGCATGGCGGCGGGCAATCTCTCCGGCGGGCAGAAGCAGATGCTCTCCGTGGGCCGCGCGGTGATCGAGGAGCGCCGTCTCTACCTCATCGACGAGCCCTCCAAGGGCCTCGCGCCGGCCATCGTCACCACCCTCGCGCGCGCCCTGAAGCAGCTCAAGGCGCAGGGCGCCTCCATCCTGCTGGTGGAGCAGAACTTCTCCCTCGCCCGCGCCCTGGGCGACCACGCGGTGGTGATGGACGACGGCCGCACCATCTGGGCCGGCCCCATGGCCACGCTTGCCGCCGACGCCGCACTGCAGGAGCGCCTGATGGGCCTGAGCATGGAGGCCCACGGATGA
- a CDS encoding ABC transporter ATP-binding protein, giving the protein MPDPVLETRDLTIRFGGHVAVDRVSCAFLPGELTAIVGPNGAGKTTYFNIISGQLPATEGAVLLRGEDITRLPASERTRRGIGRAFQLTNLFPALSVFENVRLAVQAKAGRGMRFLSMASSHRSLAARAEAVLEEVRLTRLAGQPVSALSHGDQRKLEVALLIALEPSVYMFDEPTAGMSVDEAPVVLDLIARLKAEGGHTILLVEHKLGVIRSLADRIIVLHNGALAADGPPAEVMASTVVQEAYLGQELADV; this is encoded by the coding sequence ATGCCAGACCCGGTTCTCGAAACCCGCGACCTCACCATCCGCTTCGGCGGCCACGTGGCGGTGGACCGGGTGAGCTGCGCCTTCCTGCCCGGTGAGCTCACCGCCATCGTGGGCCCGAACGGCGCGGGAAAGACCACCTATTTCAACATCATCTCCGGCCAGTTGCCCGCCACCGAAGGGGCCGTGCTCCTGCGCGGCGAGGACATCACCCGCCTGCCCGCCTCCGAGCGCACCCGCCGCGGCATCGGCCGGGCCTTCCAGCTCACCAACCTCTTCCCCGCGCTCTCGGTGTTCGAGAACGTGCGCCTCGCGGTGCAGGCGAAGGCCGGGCGCGGCATGCGCTTCCTGTCCATGGCCAGCTCGCACCGCAGCCTCGCCGCGCGGGCCGAGGCGGTGCTGGAGGAGGTGCGGCTCACGCGCCTTGCCGGCCAGCCGGTCTCCGCCCTCAGCCACGGCGACCAGCGCAAGCTGGAGGTGGCCCTGCTCATCGCGCTGGAGCCTTCGGTCTACATGTTCGACGAGCCCACAGCCGGCATGTCGGTGGACGAGGCACCGGTGGTGCTGGACCTCATCGCCCGGCTGAAGGCGGAGGGCGGCCACACCATCCTGCTGGTGGAGCACAAGCTCGGCGTCATCCGCTCGCTCGCCGACCGGATCATCGTGCTGCACAACGGTGCACTGGCCGCCGACGGGCCGCCGGCCGAGGTGATGGCCTCCACCGTGGTGCAGGAGGCGTATCTGGGCCAGGAGCTTGCCGATGTCTGA
- a CDS encoding PDR/VanB family oxidoreductase, whose product MRGKAEVFMAQVVSAREAGTAIRELVIDLGGRVYPYQPGAHIDVDVLVEGRQETRSYSLLPAPGGQYRIGVKLSDTSKGGSRYMWSLKAGDRLRVTSPENRFELQMDRPEYLVIAGGVGITPVVGMARELSRRGARMQFLYAARNRAAMAFLDEVEGLAGVNLRLFEDAEVAFIDAAAEIAALSPGAQLYICGPMPLLDAVRRAWVASDRPLPDLRYEIFGDSGLHPTEEFEVVSADTGLSATVARNESIIDALARVGVDVISDCRRGECGLCAVPVLEATAEIDHRDVFFSDAQKAEGTRMCACVSRAVGGRVVIDTGFRAAAPEGVPAREAEPATAG is encoded by the coding sequence ATGCGCGGAAAGGCTGAAGTTTTCATGGCACAGGTGGTCTCGGCCCGCGAGGCGGGAACGGCCATCCGGGAACTGGTGATCGACCTGGGCGGCAGGGTCTACCCCTACCAGCCCGGCGCCCATATCGACGTGGACGTGCTGGTGGAGGGGCGGCAGGAGACGCGCTCCTACTCGCTGCTGCCGGCGCCCGGCGGGCAATACCGCATCGGGGTGAAGCTGTCGGACACCTCGAAGGGCGGCTCGCGCTACATGTGGAGCCTGAAGGCCGGGGACCGGCTGCGCGTCACCTCGCCGGAGAACCGCTTCGAGCTGCAGATGGACCGGCCGGAGTATCTCGTGATCGCCGGCGGCGTGGGCATCACGCCCGTGGTGGGCATGGCGCGCGAGCTGTCGCGGCGCGGCGCGCGGATGCAGTTCCTCTATGCCGCGCGCAACCGCGCGGCGATGGCGTTTCTGGACGAGGTGGAGGGCCTGGCCGGGGTGAACCTGCGCCTGTTCGAGGATGCAGAGGTCGCCTTCATCGACGCGGCTGCGGAGATCGCGGCGCTCTCTCCCGGTGCGCAGCTCTACATCTGCGGGCCGATGCCGCTGCTCGACGCGGTGCGCCGGGCGTGGGTGGCCTCGGACCGCCCGCTGCCGGACCTGCGCTACGAGATCTTCGGCGACAGCGGGCTGCACCCGACGGAGGAGTTCGAGGTGGTCTCCGCCGACACCGGCCTTTCGGCAACCGTGGCGCGCAACGAGAGCATCATCGACGCGCTCGCCCGGGTGGGCGTGGACGTGATCTCGGACTGCCGGCGCGGGGAATGCGGTCTCTGCGCCGTGCCCGTGCTGGAGGCGACGGCGGAGATCGACCACCGCGACGTGTTCTTCTCCGATGCGCAGAAGGCCGAGGGCACGCGCATGTGCGCCTGCGTTTCCCGCGCCGTGGGCGGGCGTGTGGTGATCGACACCGGCTTCCGCGCCGCGGCGCCCGAGGGCGTGCCGGCGCGCGAGGCCGAACCCGCGACCGCGGGGTAA
- a CDS encoding branched-chain amino acid ABC transporter permease — protein sequence MTILSGNRPGSLPLALLLLAVVGCLALAPFLFPGTRALDTAAKICIFILLAASYDLTLGYGGIVSFAHTMFFGLGAYGVALMLEHLGRGWLPMLAGAGLGALAAAVLALLIALFSLRVRAIFFAMITLAVASAMAVLVSQLSGLTGGEDGLNYQIPRELTPAFRVGSLFGVTVNGKILNYYLVFAGCALLFLLLLRIVSSPFGRVLEAIRENDFRAEAIGYPVLRYRAAATCISAAVAALAGALYAIWLRYVGPGTTLSMEIMIDILLMVVIGGMGTMYGAILGATLFVLAQTYLQDLMGAGAEALSAVPLAARLLDPDRWLLWLGMLFILSVYFFPTGVVGRLRAMAARSARST from the coding sequence ATGACCATCCTCTCGGGAAACCGGCCCGGCTCCCTGCCGCTCGCCCTGCTGCTGCTGGCGGTGGTGGGCTGCCTCGCCCTCGCACCCTTCCTGTTTCCCGGAACGCGGGCGCTCGATACGGCGGCGAAGATCTGCATCTTCATCCTGCTCGCGGCCTCCTACGACCTCACGCTGGGCTATGGCGGCATCGTGAGCTTCGCCCACACGATGTTCTTCGGGCTGGGTGCCTACGGCGTGGCGCTGATGCTGGAGCATCTGGGCCGCGGCTGGCTGCCCATGCTCGCCGGCGCCGGGCTGGGGGCGCTGGCGGCGGCGGTGCTGGCCCTGCTCATCGCGCTGTTCAGCCTGCGGGTGCGGGCGATCTTCTTTGCCATGATCACCCTTGCCGTGGCCTCGGCCATGGCGGTGCTGGTGAGCCAGCTCTCCGGCCTCACCGGCGGCGAGGACGGGCTGAACTATCAGATCCCGCGTGAGCTCACCCCCGCCTTCCGCGTCGGCAGCCTGTTCGGCGTCACGGTGAACGGCAAGATCCTGAACTACTACCTGGTGTTCGCCGGCTGCGCGCTCCTGTTCCTGCTCCTGCTGCGCATCGTCTCCTCGCCCTTCGGCCGGGTGCTGGAGGCGATCCGCGAGAATGATTTCCGCGCCGAGGCGATCGGCTACCCGGTGCTGCGCTACCGGGCGGCGGCCACCTGCATCTCGGCGGCGGTCGCGGCGCTGGCGGGTGCGCTCTACGCCATATGGCTGCGCTACGTGGGCCCGGGCACCACGCTCTCGATGGAGATCATGATCGACATCCTGCTGATGGTGGTGATCGGCGGCATGGGCACGATGTATGGCGCCATCCTCGGCGCCACGCTCTTCGTGCTGGCCCAGACCTACCTGCAGGACCTGATGGGCGCCGGGGCCGAGGCGCTCTCCGCCGTGCCGCTGGCGGCCCGGCTGCTCGACCCGGACCGCTGGCTGCTGTGGCTGGGCATGCTCTTCATCCTCAGCGTCTACTTCTTCCCTACAGGGGTTGTGGGGCGTCTTCGGGCAATGGCGGCGCGTTCCGCGCGATCCACATGA
- a CDS encoding aromatic ring-hydroxylating dioxygenase subunit alpha, with product MQRSESDFTQASPTFPRNAWYAAAWDHEVTRAPLSRKIANNPIVMYRKQDGSAVALADACWHRLVPLSGGHLEGDTIVCPYHGLKYNDSGRCVYMPSQETINPSACVRSYPLVERHRFVWLWTGDPALADPALVPDLHWMDHPDWEGDGKLIRVECDYRLIVDNLMDLTHETYVHGSSIGNSAVAEAPFTVTHSGKTATVTRWMENIDPPPFWRAQLGKPGNVDRWQIINFEAPCTIAIDVGVALAGTGALQGDRSAGVNGFVLNTITPETDTTCHYFWGFSRNFDLGNQRRTHELREGVAKIFGEDYIILEAQQRAIAENPDHVFYNLNIDGGAMWARRIIDRMVADENRAMAAE from the coding sequence ATGCAAAGGTCGGAATCCGACTTCACACAGGCGTCGCCCACCTTCCCGCGCAATGCCTGGTATGCGGCGGCCTGGGACCACGAGGTCACCCGCGCTCCGCTGTCGCGCAAAATCGCCAACAATCCCATAGTGATGTACCGCAAGCAGGATGGCAGCGCCGTGGCGTTGGCCGATGCCTGCTGGCACCGGCTGGTGCCGCTCTCCGGCGGGCATCTGGAGGGGGACACCATCGTCTGCCCCTACCACGGGCTGAAGTACAATGATTCGGGACGGTGTGTATACATGCCCTCCCAGGAGACCATCAACCCCTCCGCCTGCGTGCGCAGCTACCCGCTGGTGGAACGCCACCGCTTCGTCTGGCTCTGGACCGGCGACCCCGCGCTGGCGGACCCGGCCCTGGTGCCGGACCTGCACTGGATGGACCATCCGGACTGGGAAGGCGACGGCAAGCTGATCCGCGTGGAATGCGACTACCGGCTCATCGTCGACAACCTGATGGACCTCACCCACGAGACCTACGTGCATGGCAGTTCCATCGGCAATTCCGCCGTGGCCGAGGCGCCCTTCACCGTGACCCATTCCGGCAAGACCGCCACGGTGACCCGCTGGATGGAGAACATCGACCCGCCGCCGTTCTGGCGCGCGCAGCTGGGCAAGCCGGGCAACGTGGACCGCTGGCAGATCATCAATTTCGAGGCGCCCTGCACCATCGCGATCGACGTAGGCGTGGCGCTGGCCGGCACCGGTGCGCTGCAGGGCGACCGCAGCGCGGGCGTGAACGGCTTCGTGCTCAACACCATCACGCCCGAGACCGACACCACCTGCCACTACTTCTGGGGTTTCTCGCGCAACTTCGACCTCGGGAACCAGCGCCGCACCCATGAGCTGCGCGAGGGTGTCGCGAAGATCTTCGGCGAAGATTACATCATCCTGGAGGCCCAGCAGCGCGCCATCGCGGAAAACCCCGACCACGTGTTCTACAACCTCAACATCGACGGCGGCGCGATGTGGGCCCGGCGCATCATCGACCGCATGGTGGCGGACGAGAACCGGGCCATGGCCGCCGAATGA
- the rbsK gene encoding ribokinase yields MSELSGIAILGVFVADTTYRTARLPAWGETLLGAGFVLGPGGKGSNQAVAAGRLGAEVRFLSRLGADAFGEMAQAVWREAGVTPCVETVADEATGAACILVDDARGENAIIISPGAAAGITPALIEARRADIARSRVVMTQLEQPLDAARRFLEIGRAAGAVTILNPAPAAQLDAALIGLCDYVTPNETEAEMLTGVPVSGVEGAREAAEVLLRRGAKAVIVTLGAAGALYHDADASLVVPAFEPGAVVETTGAGDAFNGAFATALAEGAEPVDAVRFGCAAAALSVSRPGAAASMPRRAEVERLLA; encoded by the coding sequence ATGAGCGAGCTTTCCGGCATTGCCATCCTCGGCGTGTTCGTCGCCGACACCACCTACCGCACCGCGCGCCTGCCGGCCTGGGGCGAGACCCTGCTTGGCGCAGGCTTCGTGCTCGGCCCCGGCGGCAAGGGGTCGAACCAGGCCGTGGCCGCCGGCCGGCTGGGGGCGGAGGTGCGCTTCCTCTCGCGCCTGGGCGCGGACGCCTTCGGGGAGATGGCGCAGGCGGTGTGGCGCGAGGCCGGCGTGACCCCTTGCGTGGAGACGGTGGCGGACGAGGCCACCGGCGCCGCCTGCATTCTCGTCGACGATGCGCGCGGCGAGAACGCCATCATCATCAGCCCCGGCGCGGCGGCGGGCATCACCCCGGCGCTGATCGAGGCGCGGCGGGCGGACATCGCCCGCTCCCGCGTGGTGATGACCCAGCTCGAGCAGCCGCTGGACGCCGCCCGGCGGTTTCTGGAGATCGGCCGCGCGGCCGGCGCCGTCACCATCCTGAACCCCGCCCCGGCCGCGCAACTGGACGCTGCGCTGATCGGCCTGTGCGACTACGTCACCCCGAACGAGACCGAGGCGGAGATGCTCACCGGCGTGCCCGTCTCCGGCGTGGAGGGCGCGCGGGAGGCCGCCGAGGTGCTGCTGCGGCGCGGGGCGAAGGCGGTGATCGTCACCCTCGGCGCGGCCGGCGCGCTCTACCATGACGCGGACGCCTCGCTGGTCGTCCCGGCCTTCGAGCCCGGCGCGGTGGTGGAGACCACCGGCGCGGGTGACGCCTTCAACGGCGCCTTCGCCACCGCATTGGCGGAAGGGGCGGAGCCGGTGGACGCGGTGCGCTTCGGCTGCGCGGCGGCGGCCCTCTCCGTCTCGCGCCCCGGTGCGGCGGCCTCCATGCCCCGGCGCGCGGAGGTCGAGCGCCTGCTGGCATGA
- a CDS encoding branched-chain amino acid ABC transporter permease: MTAAPEHAPTFTRAGLGQRITPWLPAFLVPLIILAGFVLIGSVSSWLTLTVAGLAMGMMLFVMASGMTLVFGLMDVINFGHGAFISVGAFVGVTVLLWLAPLAAAGSVALNLTAMGAAILGAMLATGAMGWAFERVVVRPVYGAHLKQILVTMGGLIVAEQLIYVIWGPQEIYILRPEALKGAVTFLGAAIEKYRLVAVGIGLVLFLAMRLVLTRTRIGLLVRAGVENGEMVRALGYRIDRVFIGVFMAGSALAGLGGVMWALYAQLITAHMGNELMVTVFIVVIIGGLGSVEGCFLGALMVALTQNYVAFLAPKLALVSTIALMVVILMWRPQGMMPVVKAR, from the coding sequence ATGACGGCCGCCCCCGAACACGCCCCCACCTTCACCCGCGCCGGGCTCGGCCAGCGCATCACGCCCTGGCTGCCGGCGTTTCTGGTGCCGCTGATCATCCTCGCGGGGTTCGTGCTCATCGGCTCGGTCTCCTCCTGGCTCACGCTCACCGTGGCGGGGCTCGCCATGGGGATGATGCTCTTCGTGATGGCCTCGGGGATGACGCTGGTCTTCGGGCTTATGGACGTGATCAACTTCGGCCATGGCGCCTTCATCTCGGTGGGCGCCTTCGTGGGGGTGACGGTGCTGCTGTGGCTCGCGCCGCTGGCGGCGGCCGGCTCCGTGGCGCTGAACCTCACGGCCATGGGAGCGGCCATCCTCGGCGCCATGCTCGCCACCGGGGCGATGGGCTGGGCCTTCGAGCGGGTGGTGGTGCGCCCGGTCTACGGCGCGCACCTGAAGCAGATCCTCGTCACCATGGGCGGGCTGATCGTGGCCGAGCAGCTGATCTACGTGATCTGGGGCCCGCAGGAGATCTACATCCTGCGCCCGGAGGCGCTGAAGGGCGCGGTCACCTTCCTCGGCGCGGCCATCGAGAAATACCGGCTGGTGGCGGTGGGCATCGGCCTGGTGCTGTTCCTCGCCATGCGCCTCGTGCTCACACGCACGCGCATCGGCCTGCTGGTGCGCGCGGGCGTGGAGAACGGCGAGATGGTGCGCGCGCTGGGCTACCGCATCGACCGGGTGTTCATCGGCGTGTTCATGGCAGGCTCGGCGCTGGCCGGGCTCGGCGGGGTGATGTGGGCGCTCTATGCCCAGCTCATCACCGCGCACATGGGCAACGAGCTGATGGTGACCGTGTTCATCGTGGTGATCATCGGCGGGCTCGGCTCGGTGGAGGGCTGTTTCCTCGGGGCGCTCATGGTGGCGCTCACGCAGAATTACGTCGCCTTCCTCGCGCCGAAGCTGGCGCTGGTCTCCACCATCGCGCTGATGGTGGTGATCCTGATGTGGCGGCCGCAGGGCATGATGCCCGTGGTGAAGGCAAGGTGA